Proteins co-encoded in one Gossypium arboreum isolate Shixiya-1 chromosome 11, ASM2569848v2, whole genome shotgun sequence genomic window:
- the LOC128284105 gene encoding putative disease resistance protein RGA4: MGALKYIDSNFYGDMESSFPSLKVLEIGMAPCLEEWTTVNGREQFPLLRSLTIKCCPKLVKMPMLQSLKKLEIGGINVTLLKSLMMNATILTSLWINEVDELTDLPDGLLQNQKHLDSLTIVSSTLKSLSDMLDNLSTLEHLELESCLQLESLPAGLQNISSLKTLDLSQCDSLVSLPANGLQGLLSLSSLRIQNCKKLASLSEGVLYLTSLRNLLINGCPELTSLPESIRHLSSLRSLRIWSCVRLISLPNEIQHLNLLSQLEIKYCCNLTSLPQGVWSLTALETLEIEGCPHLKRQCKKERRGLTQHNPHSVH, encoded by the coding sequence ATGGGTGCTCTGAAGTATATTGACAGCAACTTCTATGGGGATATGGAAAGTTCTTTTCCATCACTGAAGGTTCTCGAAATAGGTATGGCACCATGTTTGGAGGAATGGACAACTGTGAATGGTAGAGAACAGTTTCCTCTCTTAAGATCGTTAACTATCAAATGTTGTCCCAAGTTGGTTAAGATGCCAATGCTTCAATCTCTAAAAAAGCTAGAAATTGGAGGAATTAATGTTACTTTACTTAAATCTTTGATGATGAATGCCACTATTCTTACATCTCTCTGGATTAATGAAGTTGATGAGTTAACAGATTTACCGGATGGACTATTGCAAAATCAGAAGCACCTTGACAGCTTGACGATTGTGTCAAGTACTCTAAAGTCTTTATCTGATATGCTGGATAATCTATCCACCCTTGAACACTTGGAACTTGAAAGTTGCTTACAACTTGAAAGCTTGCCTGCAGGACTACAAAATATCAGCTCTTTAAAAACTTTGGATTTAAGTCAATGTGACAGCCTTGTATCCCTTCCAGCAAATGGATTGCAAGGCTTATTGTCTTTGTCTTCATTGAGGATTCAAAATTGTAAGAAATTAGCCTCTTTATCTGAGGGGGTGCTATATCTGACTTCACTCCGAAACTTGCTTATCAATGGATGTCCAGAGTTAACCTCATTGCCAGAGAGTATCCGACATCTGTCTTCTCTTCGATCTCTGCGTATTTGGAGTTGTGTGAGATTAATTTCTCTTCCGAATGAGATACAACACCTCAACTTGCTTTCGCAATTGGAGATTAAGTATTGCTGTAATTTAACGTCATTGCCCCAAGGGGTATGGAGCCTCACGGCACTGGAAACGCTGGAGATTGAAGGATGCCCTCATCTGAAAAGGCAATGTAAGAAAGAGAGGAGAGGATTGACCCAACATAACCCACATTCCGTTCATTGA